One region of Bacillus pumilus genomic DNA includes:
- a CDS encoding RDD family protein has product METNITEPHIQEKKHPELAGVGYRFLAHLLDGIIIGVPYSFIMFILATLFFVSSPEAALMMDDDSYYYSTTVMTDEEWAVIMGLIFFYIGAILVGIVVTWLYYAIMESSKLQGTLGKMALGIKVTRVTGEKVTFGRATGRFFAKGFLSPILYIGYIIAFFTEKKQALHDLIASTIVVKK; this is encoded by the coding sequence ATGGAAACAAACATAACAGAACCACACATTCAAGAAAAGAAACATCCTGAGCTAGCAGGCGTAGGCTATCGTTTTCTTGCACACCTTTTGGATGGTATCATCATCGGCGTACCATATTCTTTTATCATGTTTATTTTGGCAACACTCTTTTTTGTCTCAAGTCCAGAGGCAGCATTGATGATGGATGACGACAGCTATTACTATTCAACAACTGTTATGACAGATGAGGAATGGGCAGTGATTATGGGACTTATCTTTTTCTATATAGGAGCGATCTTGGTCGGTATTGTGGTGACATGGCTTTATTACGCCATCATGGAATCATCAAAACTGCAAGGAACGCTTGGTAAGATGGCTCTTGGGATTAAAGTGACAAGAGTAACGGGCGAAAAAGTGACATTCGGCCGTGCAACAGGTCGCTTCTTTGCAAAAGGCTTTTTGTCTCCAATCTTATATATTGGCTACATCATTGCCTTTTTCACAGAGAAAAAACAAGCACTTCACGATTTAATTGCAAGTACCATTGTTGTGAAGAAATAA
- a CDS encoding MFS transporter, protein MKTGKKTMQKKGAGFGLFLTAPILAWALYDFANTIFSSNMITIFFPFYLQETIGDSARMDQIASTFISYANALASFFLVIFTPLYGVLIDRTGKKKRYITVFTLICIACTFLMGIFAGIDFSSEWFGLPVSLLVVVTLFVIAKFFYHSSLVFYDTILPDLGTKDEIPLISGFGIAVGYLGTLVGLTVYLLVGNDQFHEAFIPTALLFFLFFLPFLFFVKDPHPLPQPEKKASFFSGYKEIIRTFKEMKHYKPAFIFMIAFFFMNDALQTAIAMMAVYAKIIIGFTAGQFILLYLVSTISSIIGSFLFGYITKAIGAKRSITVVYVILIVALILAVTATTEWIFWVAGSLFGISLGASWGASRILIIELTPKEKRGQFFGLFAFSGKVSSIIGPIIYGSVTLLFAEHGNLASRLALGSLLILAAIGLVIHQFVREKA, encoded by the coding sequence TTGAAAACAGGGAAAAAGACCATGCAGAAAAAAGGGGCAGGCTTCGGGCTGTTTTTGACAGCACCCATTTTGGCCTGGGCATTGTATGACTTTGCAAATACGATATTTTCATCGAATATGATCACCATTTTCTTCCCGTTCTACTTGCAGGAAACAATCGGAGACAGTGCGAGAATGGATCAGATCGCTAGTACATTTATTTCTTATGCAAACGCACTAGCCAGTTTTTTTCTCGTCATTTTCACACCATTATACGGAGTCCTGATCGATCGTACAGGAAAAAAGAAGCGCTATATCACAGTGTTTACTCTAATATGTATAGCTTGTACATTTTTGATGGGGATCTTTGCTGGGATTGATTTCTCAAGCGAATGGTTTGGGCTGCCTGTCTCTTTATTAGTAGTGGTCACCTTGTTTGTGATCGCAAAATTCTTCTATCACTCGAGCCTAGTGTTTTATGACACCATCCTGCCCGATCTTGGGACAAAGGATGAAATACCGCTTATTTCTGGATTTGGCATTGCCGTTGGTTATTTAGGGACACTTGTTGGTCTCACAGTTTATTTACTTGTTGGCAATGACCAATTTCATGAAGCATTTATTCCGACAGCACTATTATTCTTTCTCTTTTTCCTGCCATTTCTCTTTTTTGTAAAAGACCCTCATCCACTGCCGCAGCCAGAGAAAAAGGCGTCATTTTTCAGCGGATATAAAGAAATTATTCGCACGTTTAAAGAGATGAAACATTACAAGCCGGCTTTTATCTTTATGATTGCTTTCTTTTTTATGAATGATGCCTTACAGACAGCGATTGCGATGATGGCGGTGTACGCCAAAATCATCATTGGCTTTACCGCTGGACAATTTATTCTGCTTTATCTTGTGTCGACCATTTCAAGTATCATTGGCTCCTTTTTATTTGGATATATCACAAAAGCGATTGGGGCAAAGCGCTCGATTACAGTCGTGTATGTGATTTTGATCGTTGCCCTGATTCTGGCTGTCACAGCCACAACGGAATGGATCTTCTGGGTGGCTGGCAGTTTATTCGGTATTTCACTCGGCGCAAGCTGGGGGGCATCACGAATATTGATTATCGAGCTGACACCGAAGGAAAAGAGAGGACAGTTTTTTGGTCTCTTCGCATTCTCAGGGAAGGTGTCTTCCATTATTGGACCCATCATTTATGGGTCAGTCACTCTGCTGTTTGCAGAGCACGGAAACCTCGCAAGCCGCCTTGCGCTAGGGTCTTTACTTATTCTTGCAGCGATAGGACTTGTGATTCATCAATTCGTACGAGAGAAAGCGTAA
- a CDS encoding chemotaxis protein: MALNKQEILLDSGTNELEIVKFEIGSNQFGINVMKVREIIQPVEVTAVPHSHQDVEGMISLRGEILPVINLFSFFNVESDQSEQEKYIVTEFNQRKFVFHTGTVSQIHRVSWEEIEKPTALNQGMERHLTGIIKLDEKMVFLPDYEKIIYDIESASGVETYHMFDGEKDERRTGKKLYVVEDSPLLMRLLTNELTEAGYKNIVTFEDGKQAYDHVMDLVSKGITVTEEIDMIITDIEMPKMDGHRLTKLLKENPLTSSIPILIFSSLITEDLRHKGETIGADDQISKPEIHQLIEKVDHFII, encoded by the coding sequence GTGGCTTTAAACAAACAAGAAATTTTACTTGACTCTGGTACCAATGAATTGGAAATTGTGAAGTTTGAAATTGGTTCAAATCAATTCGGCATTAACGTCATGAAAGTAAGAGAAATCATCCAGCCGGTTGAGGTGACGGCAGTACCGCACTCTCATCAAGATGTAGAAGGGATGATTAGTTTACGAGGCGAGATTTTACCAGTCATCAATCTATTTTCCTTTTTTAATGTCGAGTCAGATCAGTCAGAACAAGAGAAATATATTGTGACTGAATTCAACCAACGGAAATTTGTGTTCCATACAGGAACGGTATCACAAATTCACCGCGTCAGCTGGGAAGAGATTGAAAAGCCAACTGCACTCAATCAAGGGATGGAACGTCATTTGACCGGTATCATTAAGCTTGATGAGAAAATGGTTTTTCTTCCAGATTATGAGAAAATCATTTATGATATTGAATCCGCTTCTGGAGTAGAAACGTATCATATGTTTGACGGTGAGAAAGACGAGAGAAGAACAGGGAAGAAGCTTTATGTCGTTGAAGACTCTCCGCTTCTCATGCGTTTATTAACAAATGAATTAACCGAAGCAGGCTATAAAAACATTGTGACCTTTGAAGACGGGAAACAGGCATATGACCACGTCATGGACCTTGTTAGCAAAGGAATTACTGTGACAGAAGAAATTGATATGATTATTACAGATATTGAAATGCCTAAAATGGATGGTCACCGATTAACGAAACTGTTGAAGGAAAATCCTTTAACAAGTTCCATACCGATTCTTATCTTCTCTTCGTTAATCACTGAAGATTTGCGCCATAAAGGGGAAACAATTGGTGCAGATGATCAAATTAGTAAACCAGAAATTCATCAGCTGATTGAAAAAGTCGATCACTTTATTATCTAA
- a CDS encoding YkyB family protein yields MDDYAHTKDIEPTAENIAKAIYTVNRHAKTAPNPKFLYLLKKRALQKLLQEGKGKKVGLHFSNNPKYSQQQSDVLIEIGDYYFHLPPTKEDFEFLPHLGNLNQSYRNPKANMSLNRAKQLLQTYVGLKEKPTATKQKSHYTKPVFKRLRESYF; encoded by the coding sequence ATGGACGATTATGCTCATACTAAAGACATAGAACCTACAGCAGAAAACATCGCAAAAGCCATTTATACTGTTAACCGTCATGCTAAAACCGCACCAAATCCCAAGTTTCTTTATCTTTTGAAAAAACGTGCGCTGCAAAAACTATTGCAAGAAGGTAAAGGAAAAAAAGTGGGCCTACATTTCTCTAACAATCCCAAATATAGTCAACAACAGTCCGACGTGCTGATTGAAATTGGAGATTATTATTTTCACCTGCCACCAACCAAAGAAGACTTCGAATTTTTGCCACACTTAGGAAATTTAAATCAATCATATCGCAATCCGAAAGCGAATATGTCATTAAACCGAGCAAAGCAACTGCTTCAAACGTATGTCGGTTTAAAAGAAAAACCTACCGCCACAAAACAAAAATCACATTATACAAAGCCCGTCTTCAAACGACTCAGGGAAAGTTATTTTTAA
- a CDS encoding helix-turn-helix domain-containing protein: MNNYHFLIDYNLKELTEHSTTTWSIALYHTKICDHRSGHIPLHWHDEFQFVFILEGEAEFHINEETICLKEGDGVFINCGCLHMAKDANGTTCTYLCLNVSPHFITANELFTTFVHPYMHASQTPYILLNRKDHWPNHIYQCIQTIQRLIDETPAYYELELNIQLITMWKCLLQNGFQIKYDARQHDKNERMKPMLNWIHQHYHEKVLLQDIARAGQLSRSECCRYFKDILKKTPLHYVNEYRVQQSLILLQETDFNITEIAYKVGFNSTSYFISMFKRIKNTTPLAYRKLKAPHSL, from the coding sequence ATGAACAACTATCATTTTCTTATTGACTACAATTTGAAAGAATTAACGGAGCATTCTACTACGACCTGGTCTATCGCTCTTTATCATACGAAAATTTGTGATCATAGAAGCGGCCACATCCCTCTTCACTGGCATGACGAATTCCAATTTGTTTTTATTTTAGAGGGGGAAGCTGAATTTCACATCAATGAAGAGACGATATGTTTGAAGGAAGGAGATGGCGTATTCATCAATTGTGGCTGCCTGCATATGGCAAAAGATGCGAATGGGACAACTTGTACATATCTTTGTCTAAACGTTTCCCCACATTTCATCACAGCTAATGAATTATTTACCACTTTCGTTCATCCTTATATGCATGCGAGTCAGACACCTTATATTTTATTGAACCGAAAAGACCACTGGCCAAATCATATCTATCAATGTATTCAAACCATTCAGCGATTAATTGATGAAACTCCAGCATATTATGAGCTTGAACTCAACATTCAACTCATCACCATGTGGAAATGTTTATTACAAAATGGCTTTCAAATAAAATATGATGCACGGCAGCATGATAAAAATGAACGGATGAAACCTATGCTGAATTGGATTCACCAGCATTATCACGAAAAGGTGCTTCTTCAAGATATCGCTCGAGCAGGTCAGCTAAGCCGATCTGAATGCTGCAGATACTTCAAAGATATTCTAAAGAAGACACCTCTACATTATGTGAATGAATATAGAGTTCAACAAAGTCTCATCCTGCTTCAAGAAACAGACTTCAATATAACAGAAATTGCTTACAAAGTCGGCTTCAACAGCACAAGTTATTTTATTAGTATGTTTAAAAGAATAAAAAATACGACACCTTTAGCATATAGAAAATTAAAAGCGCCGCATTCTTTGTAA
- a CDS encoding DMT family transporter, which produces MDRNKGILLVLIGAICWGVGGTVSQKLFQQYGIYVNWLVTVRLLISGGLLLFVHFMTKERAQLIGVWKKKRTAMQVLIFGVMGMLAVQYTYMASIQLGNAAVATLLQYTAPVMIIMYLVLRRQSTFTKRDMLTVSLAFMGMFLLLTNGSVSTLTVPFVAVVWGILSAVALSFYTLYPINLLKEFDSLVVVGWAMLIGGAALSLVHPPWKINLSHLPVEAYVYLLFVIIFGTMIAFWFYIESLQYLSPKESSLIGSVEPLAAVVTTVFWLKEPFGFFQWAGTACIVYMILFMALYQPKK; this is translated from the coding sequence ATGGATAGAAATAAGGGAATTTTGCTTGTTTTGATTGGTGCCATCTGTTGGGGAGTAGGAGGAACTGTTTCACAAAAATTGTTTCAGCAATATGGGATTTATGTCAATTGGCTTGTGACTGTCAGGCTGCTTATTTCAGGTGGACTGCTTTTATTTGTTCATTTCATGACAAAAGAACGAGCGCAACTAATTGGTGTGTGGAAAAAGAAGAGGACGGCTATGCAAGTCCTTATATTTGGAGTAATGGGCATGCTAGCTGTTCAATATACTTATATGGCATCCATTCAACTTGGGAATGCAGCTGTGGCGACGCTTCTGCAGTATACGGCCCCTGTTATGATTATCATGTATTTAGTACTTCGCCGCCAATCTACTTTTACCAAAAGAGATATGCTGACGGTGTCATTGGCGTTCATGGGCATGTTTCTCTTGTTGACGAATGGTTCTGTTTCAACATTAACCGTTCCATTTGTCGCAGTGGTTTGGGGAATACTGTCTGCTGTAGCGCTTTCGTTTTATACGCTATATCCAATTAATCTGTTAAAAGAATTTGATTCTCTAGTCGTTGTCGGCTGGGCGATGCTGATTGGGGGAGCCGCCCTTAGCTTAGTCCATCCGCCATGGAAGATAAATCTGTCACATTTACCTGTTGAAGCGTATGTATATTTATTGTTTGTTATCATATTTGGTACAATGATCGCTTTTTGGTTTTACATAGAAAGCTTGCAATATTTATCACCGAAAGAGTCAAGCTTAATTGGAAGTGTCGAGCCCCTTGCGGCAGTTGTCACGACTGTTTTTTGGTTAAAGGAGCCATTTGGTTTTTTTCAATGGGCTGGGACAGCTTGTATAGTATACATGATTTTATTCATGGCATTATATCAGCCGAAAAAATGA
- a CDS encoding MFS transporter: MDIFKNRNFVRLFFAALASQMGTTVGNMAFAFYLLDHFSHQPAYATLAELMYSLPTIFVFFMVGVVADRFDRKKVAENCDWIRAGLTIVLFIVIYFNSLPLIFLILFIRSAITKFFYPAEASLVQAILNKDQYAKAAGLNQMLFSLFMVFGVGIGAIMYKTIGLHGAITIDLISFIVSGILIRTCNIPIEARQPNGQAGWRGMTIKTSLKDFKEGILYIIKNKLLASLIFGFFVFGLVNGAFAVLPMFTMKYGLSPDHFELHTSFFTIAIGAGLLVGSLMGSVLAKKVKMQYLMSLPILVAGILIFVLGSTHTLWLFYVTSFVIGTCIGPVNIVIGGWLPRIVHPRLMGRVSGWVDPLTMFAQSMTLGLIAVLFPKLITNVSYIYYGMGVIILLVFLFYFFTLPKFSREADDLDVQRELKGQGAQ; encoded by the coding sequence ATGGATATTTTTAAAAACAGAAATTTTGTTCGTCTCTTTTTTGCAGCACTTGCTTCGCAAATGGGGACAACAGTAGGCAATATGGCGTTTGCCTTTTATTTGCTCGATCATTTTAGTCATCAGCCCGCCTACGCCACATTAGCAGAGCTCATGTATTCACTTCCAACGATCTTTGTCTTTTTTATGGTCGGTGTCGTAGCAGATCGTTTTGATCGTAAAAAAGTCGCAGAGAATTGCGATTGGATACGAGCTGGGCTGACGATTGTTTTATTCATTGTTATTTATTTCAATTCACTACCTCTTATTTTCTTGATCTTGTTTATACGAAGTGCCATTACGAAGTTCTTCTATCCAGCTGAAGCCTCTCTCGTTCAGGCGATTTTAAATAAAGATCAATATGCAAAAGCCGCTGGCTTAAATCAAATGCTGTTTAGTTTATTCATGGTATTTGGTGTTGGAATCGGTGCGATTATGTATAAGACAATTGGACTTCACGGTGCCATTACCATTGATTTGATCAGTTTTATTGTGTCAGGCATCCTGATTCGTACATGTAACATTCCAATTGAAGCACGTCAGCCAAATGGACAAGCAGGCTGGAGAGGCATGACCATTAAAACGTCTCTAAAAGATTTTAAAGAAGGCATTCTTTACATTATAAAAAATAAATTATTGGCTTCTTTAATTTTTGGCTTTTTTGTTTTTGGTCTAGTCAATGGCGCATTTGCTGTACTTCCGATGTTTACAATGAAATATGGCCTTTCACCGGACCATTTTGAACTGCATACATCATTCTTTACAATCGCGATCGGTGCCGGTCTACTTGTTGGCAGCTTAATGGGCTCTGTTCTCGCTAAAAAAGTAAAGATGCAATATCTCATGTCACTTCCAATTTTGGTTGCAGGCATTCTGATTTTTGTACTTGGTTCCACCCACACACTATGGTTGTTTTATGTCACATCGTTTGTCATTGGTACATGTATTGGCCCAGTCAACATTGTCATTGGCGGCTGGCTGCCGAGAATCGTCCACCCTCGTCTGATGGGACGTGTGTCAGGCTGGGTTGACCCACTTACCATGTTTGCTCAATCCATGACATTAGGTTTGATTGCGGTACTATTTCCAAAACTCATTACAAACGTTTCTTATATTTATTACGGAATGGGCGTTATTATTTTACTCGTTTTCCTTTTTTACTTCTTTACACTGCCAAAGTTTAGCAGAGAAGCTGACGACTTAGACGTGCAGCGTGAACTAAAAGGTCAGGGAGCGCAATAA
- a CDS encoding L,D-transpeptidase family protein, with protein sequence MLRYTVKRGETLASIALDFRTTTEALKAANPSLQGREPLQNEVIIIPGLPDPNTIPYRISVSISSKRLVLFSGSELIRSYPIATGRILNMTPTGSYYIVNRQPNPGGPFGAYWLSLSKVHYGIHGTNNPSSIGKAVSRGCIRMYNQNVIELASIVPNGTPVTISQ encoded by the coding sequence GTGCTGCGATATACGGTAAAACGCGGAGAAACGCTTGCTTCTATAGCGCTTGATTTTCGAACAACAACAGAAGCTTTAAAGGCTGCAAACCCTTCACTGCAAGGCCGAGAGCCGTTACAAAATGAGGTCATTATCATTCCTGGTCTGCCCGATCCTAATACGATCCCTTACCGCATTTCTGTTTCGATTTCAAGCAAACGTCTCGTCTTGTTTTCTGGATCAGAGCTGATTCGGTCTTATCCGATTGCAACAGGAAGAATTTTAAATATGACACCGACAGGTTCTTATTATATTGTGAACAGACAGCCAAACCCAGGAGGTCCCTTTGGCGCCTATTGGCTAAGCCTCTCGAAAGTTCATTACGGCATCCACGGTACGAATAACCCGTCTTCAATTGGTAAAGCTGTGTCTAGAGGATGCATTCGTATGTATAATCAGAATGTCATCGAACTTGCTTCAATCGTTCCAAATGGAACACCTGTGACCATTAGCCAGTAG
- a CDS encoding metallophosphoesterase yields the protein MKQLSRRQFLKGAAGASILGFLATTCGYGYARYIEPRMIDTVSMTIRDAQLPASFDQFKIAQFSDVHLSDTFPAKELESVVQQINAESPDLIVFTGDLVDFQASIEEHEKAKAYLTELHAPFGKLAICGNHDYGPFGIDLYENTMKECGFTICKNDVFPLEKKGAHIQIATMDDLMMSVPDYDLIKREVSSDLFTLLLVHEPDAALELDTTPINLQLSGHTHGGQVQLPFYGPILTAPFGHTYVEGLYGSYQHRIYVNRGLGTTRLPLRFLAKPELTFFTLSSRI from the coding sequence ATGAAGCAACTTTCTCGCAGACAGTTTTTAAAAGGAGCAGCTGGCGCGAGCATTCTCGGTTTTTTAGCTACAACATGTGGATACGGATATGCCAGATACATCGAACCACGCATGATCGATACCGTGTCAATGACCATTCGAGATGCTCAGCTTCCAGCTTCATTTGACCAGTTTAAAATTGCTCAATTTAGTGATGTTCATTTAAGTGATACATTTCCTGCGAAGGAATTAGAATCCGTCGTCCAGCAAATCAACGCTGAGTCTCCAGACCTCATTGTGTTCACAGGTGATCTCGTTGATTTTCAAGCATCAATTGAAGAGCATGAAAAAGCGAAAGCCTATTTGACTGAGCTCCATGCCCCGTTTGGTAAGCTCGCGATATGCGGTAATCATGACTACGGACCATTTGGCATTGATCTTTATGAGAATACGATGAAAGAATGCGGCTTTACAATATGTAAAAATGATGTGTTTCCATTAGAAAAAAAAGGGGCGCATATTCAGATTGCTACAATGGATGACCTGATGATGAGTGTGCCGGATTATGACCTGATTAAGCGAGAAGTATCATCTGATTTATTTACCTTGCTGCTCGTACATGAGCCTGATGCAGCATTGGAGCTGGATACAACCCCCATTAACTTGCAGCTTTCTGGACATACCCATGGCGGACAGGTGCAGCTTCCTTTCTACGGACCCATTCTCACAGCACCTTTTGGCCATACATATGTGGAAGGTTTATACGGAAGTTATCAGCACCGAATCTATGTCAACCGCGGACTTGGGACAACAAGACTGCCGCTTCGATTTTTAGCCAAACCTGAATTAACCTTTTTCACCCTCTCTTCTCGCATTTAG
- the fadH gene encoding 2,4-dienoyl-CoA reductase, which yields MTKQTVIVTGGSSGMGKAMAVHLAHEGWNVVITGRTEETLEKVANEIKQNGGSIAYFQMDVRNPEDADQMVKFAVDTFGDVDALINNAAGNFLVPAEKLSPNGWKAVIDIVLNGTFFCSHAVGNYWIRQKKRGSMVNMVATYAWGAGVGVAHSAAAKAGVLSLTRTLAVEWGKQYRIRVNAIAPGPIERTGGADKLWESEEAAQRTVDSVPLGRLGTPEEIAKLASFLLSEQASYINGDCITMDGGQWLNQSPF from the coding sequence ATGACGAAACAAACAGTGATTGTCACAGGGGGATCAAGCGGAATGGGGAAGGCGATGGCTGTCCATTTGGCACATGAAGGCTGGAATGTCGTGATTACTGGAAGAACAGAAGAAACGTTAGAAAAGGTAGCAAATGAAATAAAACAAAATGGCGGCTCGATCGCTTACTTCCAAATGGATGTACGAAACCCAGAGGATGCCGATCAAATGGTCAAGTTTGCGGTAGATACATTTGGAGATGTGGACGCTCTGATTAACAATGCTGCAGGAAACTTTTTAGTTCCAGCAGAAAAACTATCTCCTAACGGCTGGAAGGCTGTCATTGATATTGTATTAAATGGAACATTTTTTTGCAGTCATGCAGTGGGCAATTACTGGATTCGTCAAAAGAAAAGGGGAAGTATGGTCAATATGGTGGCGACCTATGCATGGGGTGCTGGTGTAGGTGTGGCGCATTCAGCGGCAGCAAAGGCCGGTGTTTTATCTCTCACTCGAACGCTTGCAGTGGAATGGGGTAAGCAATATCGAATTCGCGTTAATGCCATCGCGCCAGGTCCAATCGAGAGAACAGGCGGTGCGGATAAACTATGGGAGTCGGAAGAGGCAGCGCAAAGAACAGTAGATAGTGTTCCACTTGGCAGACTTGGTACACCAGAGGAAATTGCAAAGCTTGCAAGCTTTTTATTATCTGAACAAGCGTCTTATATAAATGGAGATTGTATCACAATGGATGGGGGGCAATGGCTCAACCAATCCCCATTTTGA
- a CDS encoding EAL-associated domain-containing protein — protein sequence MVDPLDILTNIEDVFPHYQAIFSAEEQKVIGYEVLGRMKLESETVSLGSFFTDSSIPDEYKVEVDHKVLTQALDLFTTADDDLLIFINHDANILMLDHGESFLELLKQYEARGIQLNRFVIEFTEHTFSGDIEQLYHTLTYFRTYGIKIAISNIGKESSNLDRIALLSPDLLKIDLHALRASAPSPSYEYVLYSISLLARKIGAALIYEDIEANFQLQYAWRNGGRYFQGFYLHEPAAELIDRNKRKDQLREEFQQFIAHEKKKLQTVYEHSETFYKRVHQAVTTLKKSCTTNDELIQKLALELTDCSFRIYMCNEEGFQITGNVFKKEKEWLFQPEYIEKNWSWRPYFLANILQMRMSGKGFFSDIYSDLETGERIRTFSYPLEGDMYLFIDLPYAYLYEQDGLI from the coding sequence ATGGTCGATCCATTGGATATTTTAACGAATATTGAAGATGTTTTCCCGCACTATCAAGCGATATTCAGTGCGGAAGAGCAAAAAGTGATAGGCTATGAGGTTTTAGGAAGAATGAAGCTCGAGTCTGAAACAGTTAGCCTAGGCTCCTTCTTTACGGATTCATCTATTCCTGACGAATATAAAGTGGAAGTAGATCATAAAGTACTGACGCAAGCACTCGATCTTTTCACAACAGCAGATGATGATTTGCTCATTTTTATTAATCATGATGCCAATATCCTGATGCTTGATCATGGTGAAAGCTTTTTAGAACTCTTGAAGCAATATGAAGCAAGGGGCATTCAGCTTAATCGGTTTGTTATCGAATTTACAGAGCATACGTTTAGCGGCGATATTGAACAGCTTTACCATACGTTAACGTATTTTCGTACATATGGTATTAAAATCGCCATTTCGAATATCGGAAAAGAAAGCAGCAATCTTGACCGGATTGCCTTGCTCTCACCCGATCTATTAAAAATAGATTTACACGCATTAAGGGCATCGGCTCCTTCTCCTTCCTATGAATATGTCTTGTACAGCATTTCATTGCTTGCGAGAAAAATAGGGGCGGCTTTAATTTATGAAGACATTGAAGCAAATTTTCAGCTGCAATATGCTTGGAGAAATGGCGGCAGATACTTTCAAGGGTTCTATCTTCACGAGCCGGCGGCGGAATTAATTGACCGCAATAAACGAAAAGATCAGCTGAGGGAAGAATTCCAGCAATTTATTGCGCATGAGAAAAAGAAACTACAAACTGTCTACGAACATTCTGAAACATTTTATAAGCGAGTTCACCAAGCTGTCACGACCTTAAAAAAATCATGCACTACAAATGATGAACTCATCCAAAAGCTGGCATTAGAATTAACGGATTGCAGCTTTCGGATTTATATGTGTAATGAAGAAGGCTTTCAAATCACTGGAAATGTGTTTAAAAAAGAAAAAGAATGGTTGTTCCAGCCTGAATATATCGAGAAAAACTGGAGCTGGCGTCCTTATTTCCTAGCAAATATTCTCCAAATGAGAATGAGCGGGAAAGGATTTTTCAGTGATATTTACAGCGATTTAGAAACTGGTGAGAGGATACGTACGTTTTCTTACCCGTTAGAGGGAGATATGTATTTATTTATAGATCTTCCGTATGCCTATTTATATGAGCAAGATGGATTAATTTAA
- a CDS encoding manganese catalase family protein translates to MIKRDKRLLIDLPRPDHPDANGAAAVQELLGGKFGEMSTLNNYMFQSFNFRGKRKLKPFYDLVSSITAEEFGHVELVTTAVNLMITGTTHGGDPDTTPMKAAVDKRNTQHFIQTAQTGYPFDSMAKPWTGENVFSSGNLILDLLHNFFLECGARTHKMRVYEMTDHPTAREMIGYLLVRGGVHVVAYAKALEVATGVDVGKMLPIPNLDNKYFDSARKFEDQNVHTKLYTFSDTDYKDINKIWKGSHPIDGKPLTVIEGTPQGAPVPDYRELPEEFAPGISKEDFDEIAKRLMRSAGL, encoded by the coding sequence ATGATCAAACGTGACAAGCGGCTGCTGATTGATTTGCCAAGACCAGATCACCCAGATGCAAATGGTGCTGCTGCTGTGCAAGAATTACTCGGCGGAAAATTCGGCGAAATGTCAACATTAAATAATTACATGTTTCAATCCTTTAACTTTCGAGGAAAACGAAAACTCAAACCGTTTTATGACCTCGTATCCAGCATTACGGCTGAAGAATTCGGTCATGTAGAACTTGTGACCACAGCTGTGAATCTTATGATTACAGGGACTACCCATGGCGGAGATCCAGATACGACACCGATGAAAGCGGCTGTCGATAAACGAAATACACAGCATTTTATTCAAACCGCTCAAACAGGCTATCCGTTTGATTCCATGGCAAAACCTTGGACCGGGGAGAATGTGTTCTCAAGCGGAAACCTGATTCTTGACCTCCTTCATAATTTCTTCCTAGAATGCGGAGCACGTACGCACAAAATGCGCGTATATGAAATGACAGATCATCCTACAGCAAGAGAGATGATCGGTTATTTACTCGTCAGGGGCGGAGTGCATGTTGTGGCATATGCAAAGGCGCTTGAGGTAGCCACAGGTGTAGATGTAGGAAAGATGCTGCCAATCCCAAACCTCGACAACAAATACTTTGATTCAGCGAGGAAATTTGAAGATCAAAATGTTCATACAAAGCTGTATACATTTAGTGATACGGATTACAAGGACATTAATAAGATTTGGAAAGGCAGTCATCCGATTGATGGAAAACCGCTCACAGTGATTGAGGGCACCCCGCAAGGAGCACCTGTGCCAGATTATAGAGAATTACCGGAAGAGTTTGCCCCAGGCATTTCCAAAGAGGATTTTGACGAAATTGCCAAACGTCTGATGAGGTCTGCGGGTTTATAA